A window of the Bacillota bacterium genome harbors these coding sequences:
- a CDS encoding DUF4870 domain-containing protein, producing the protein MDNKKSSTGLQENIAGLLCYVLGWITGILFIIIEKESKFVKFHAIQSTVVFAAIFIANMILKVIPFIGALLSTLLTLLSIVLWLFLMYNAYQGKMYKLPIAGDIAEKQS; encoded by the coding sequence ATGGACAATAAAAAGTCTTCTACAGGTTTACAGGAAAATATTGCAGGATTATTGTGTTATGTGTTAGGATGGATTACGGGAATTCTATTTATAATTATCGAAAAAGAGAGTAAATTTGTGAAATTTCATGCCATCCAGTCTACAGTAGTTTTTGCAGCCATATTCATCGCCAATATGATACTGAAAGTAATACCATTCATAGGTGCTTTGCTGTCGACCTTATTAACTTTACTGAGTATTGTTTTATGGCTATTTTTAATGTACAATGCATATCAAGGAAAAATGTATAAACTACCCATAGCAGGAGATATTGCGGAAAAACAATCATAA
- a CDS encoding AraC family ligand binding domain-containing protein yields MTANNSIPSAKKVTIGIEEDFPVLVVETIGISKESTVLHWHGCMEICYLKQGTGTYLIGGRNYPFEKGDVFVINSKEVHLAYNDKDVIMLVLLFEPELLWTASCYPFEMYYMKPFWK; encoded by the coding sequence ATGACCGCAAATAACAGCATCCCGTCAGCAAAAAAAGTTACTATAGGGATTGAAGAGGATTTTCCGGTCCTTGTCGTCGAAACAATCGGCATAAGCAAGGAATCAACTGTGCTTCACTGGCATGGCTGTATGGAGATTTGTTATTTGAAGCAGGGAACAGGGACATACCTGATAGGAGGAAGAAATTATCCGTTTGAAAAGGGCGATGTTTTTGTAATAAACAGCAAGGAAGTCCATCTGGCTTATAATGACAAGGACGTCATCATGCTGGTCCTGTTGTTCGAACCGGAGCTTTTATGGACCGCTTCATGTTATCCTTTTGAGATGTATTATATGAAGCCATTCTGGAAATAG
- a CDS encoding helix-turn-helix transcriptional regulator — MIKSLILKLSTYLLRYLDMEEDEGLPGRLKNSLRLEPVFSFIDANYSSKISLEELAALVNMSVSNFSSVFKKTFGISPLEYVIRVRIVKASELLISTNMKIINIASDCGFFSMSNFIECFRKYTGKTPRDFRKTYHVK; from the coding sequence ATGATTAAATCCCTCATCTTAAAGCTTTCCACTTACCTTTTAAGGTATCTTGACATGGAAGAAGACGAAGGACTTCCCGGCAGGCTGAAAAACTCCCTTAGGCTTGAACCGGTGTTCAGCTTCATTGATGCCAATTACAGCAGTAAAATCAGCCTGGAGGAGCTGGCGGCACTGGTCAATATGAGTGTTTCAAATTTCAGTTCGGTTTTTAAAAAAACCTTTGGAATATCACCTCTGGAATATGTTATCAGGGTGAGAATCGTCAAAGCTTCGGAACTCCTTATCTCTACTAATATGAAAATTATAAATATCGCATCGGACTGCGGTTTTTTCAGTATGTCGAATTTCATTGAATGCTTCAGGAAATACACCGGAAAGACGCCGAGAGACTTCAGAAAAACATACCACGTGAAATAG